The DNA region AACGCGAGTTGAATATACCCGCTTTAGAATCAACTACCAATGAACTCATGGAAACCATTACGGACTTTAATAGTTCAAGTTCTTTAAATATTCCAGATGAGACTATCAAAAAATTACAAAGTTTGTTAAAAGACGCCGATTTGGTAAAGTTTGCAAAGTATGTTCCGTTATCTAATGATATTGAATTGCACAGAAATGATGCCGAGGAAATTATTGAAGTTTTACATCCAAAAATAAAAATTGAAGATGAAGCTGTGGAATAACTTAGAATTGACAAACCCAGAATTTCTGTGGTTATTCCTGCTAATACCATTATTAGCGGTTTGGTATTTTTTTGTACGTAAAAAAGATAAAGCAACATTAACCATTTCAAATACTAAGGGTTTTGGAGGTTCGTCACTTTTGGCAAAATTAAAACCATTATTGTATGTATTACGATTATTGGCATTGTCGCTATTAATCTTAGCAATGACAAGACCTAGAAATGTTGAAGTAAGTAAAAAAACGAAAACAACTAGCGGTATAGATATCGTAATGGCCATTGACATATCGGCAAGTATGTTGGCAAAAGATTTACGTCCAAACCGATTGGAGGCTTTGAAAGACGTGGCAAAATATTTTGTAAACCAACGCCCAAATGATAGAATAGGTATTGTGGTTTATGCTGGTGAAAGCTTTACACAAACCCCAATAACTAGTGATAAACGTATCGTTATAAATACCATTAACAGATTGCAATGGGGCGATTTAGATGGAGGAACAGCCATAGGTATGGGGTTAGGTTCGGCCGTCAATAGACTAAAAGATAGTAAAGCTAAAAGTAAAGTTATTATTCTGTTATCTGATGGTGTAAATAATTCGGGGTTTATAGATCCAAAAACAGCTACCGAATTGGCTAAAGAGTTAGAAATTAAGGTGTATACCATTGGAATTGGTACCAATGGAACGGCTCAATTTCCGGTGGCAAGAGATATCAATGGACGTTTAGTTTTTAAAATGCAACCTGTAGAGATTGATGAAGAACTATTAAAATTTATTGCCAACGAAACCGAAGGAAAATATTTTAGAGCAACCAATAATGAAAAATTAGCATCAATTTATGATGAAATAAACAAATTAGAAAAAACAGAGATAGAAGAATTTAAGTATTATAATTATCAAGAAAGATATCGCTCATTAGTATTATTGGGGGGCTTTTTAATTTTATTTGAAATGCTATTGCGTTATACGGTATTTAGAAGTTTTATATAGAAAATGTATCAATTAGAAGAAAAGACTTATTTTTATTATTTCGCTGTTGTAGCAGTGCTTTTCTTGGCGTATTTGTTAGTTTCTTTATGGAAAAAACAAAAGCAAAAAGCATTTGCCGATAGTATCTTATTGGAAAAATTAAGTCCAGAGATATCGCCTTTCAAGTCTTTTTTTAAGACGTTAATGGTAGCCTTGGCATTATCTTTTTTAATTGTTGCATTGGTAAATCCTAAAATGGGAACAAAGCTAAAAACCATTAAAAGAGAAGGGGTTGATGTTGTTTTTGCATTAGACGTATCCAAAAGTATGTTGGCGGAAGATGTTGCCCCGAACCGGTTGGAAAAAGCAAAACAAATTATCTCAAGAATTATAGATAAATTAGGCAGTGATAGGGTAGGAATTATTATTTATGCGGGCAATGCCTATCCGTTATTACCAATTACAACTGACCAAGCTGCGGCTAAAATGTTCTTGCAAAATGCCGACCCTAACATGGTTTCATCACAGGGGACTGCCATAAACGAAGCCCTAAAACTAGGGAAAAGTTATTTTGATGATGATGAGCAGACCAATAGGTATTTATTTCTAATTTCTGATGGAGAAGACCATGAAGAGAATGTAAGTTATATAGCTGATGAAGCTACCCAAGAAGGGATTAAAATATTTACCATTGGAGTAGGTAGTGCAGATGGCGGCCCTATACCTATGAAAAGAAACGGCACCCTTGTTGGATACAAAAAAGACAGAAAGGGCGAAGTTGTAATTACTCAACTGAACAATCAAACCTTACAAAAAATTGCATCTGAAGGTAATGGTGAATATATGTATGGAAGCAACACAACCGAAACGGTAGATTATATTAACGATTTACTATTAAAAGCAGATAAAAAAGAATTTGAAACAAAACAGTTTTCTGATTTTAAAGACCAATTCCAATGGTTTTTAGGGTTGGGAATTTTATTCTTGGTGCTTGATGCTTTAATGTTCAATAAAAAAACAAAATGGATTCAGAAACTGAATCTCTTTAACGAAAATAAAAAGAAATGAAGAAGATTTTAATGATTTTACTGTTAACAGGCAGTATGGTAGTTTTTGCACAAAAAAAGGAACAAAAACCTAAAATTGAGCAAGAAGAAAAGGAAAGTATAAGAACGGGTAATGAACTTTACCAACAACAGAATTATGAAGAAGCTGAAGCCAATTACAGAAAAGCGTTGGAGCAAAATCCTAATTATGAAAAAGCTAGTTATAATTTAGGGAATGCCATATATCAACAAAATAAATACAAAGAAGCTTTACCAATGTACGAATTGGTTTCAAAGACAACCGAGAATAAGTTAACTAAGGCTGAGGCATTTCATAATATGGGTAATGCCATGTTAAAGGAAAAACAGTATGCCCAAGCTATCGAAGCGTATAAAAACGCATTGAGAAATAGCTCTAAAGATGATGAAACTAGGTATAATTTAGCATTAGCTCAAAAATTATTAAAGAAAGAGCAAAATCAGAAACAAGATAATAAAGACGATAAAGACAAGGACAAAAAGCAGAACGATAAAAATGAGGATAAGGATAAGGAGAATAAGGATAACAAAGACGACAAAGATAAAGACAAGGACAAGGACAAAAAAGGCGATAACAAAGACGAAAATAAAGATCAGAACAAAGACAAGAAAGATGACAAAGGCGATAAGGATAAAGATGATAAGCAACCTAAGCCTAGTCAATTATCGCCGCAGCAGGTAAAGCAACTGTTGGAAGCAATGAATAATGAAGAAAATAAAACTCAGAAAAAAGTAAATGCCAAAAAAGCTAAAGGAAAAAAAGTAAAACGGGAAAAAGATTGGTAAAAAAAGTAAATGTTTAAAAAAGTAAACATATTAATATTACTTCTAACGGTAAGTCAGTCTGTACTTACTCAAGAAACCTCATTTAAAGCCTCGGTCAGCAAAGACAGATTAGGCGTAAATGAACGTTTGCGTATTACTTTTACGCTTAACAAACAAGGGGGTGACAATTTTACTCCACCTGATTTTAAAGATTTTAAAGTATTGGCTGGTCCAATGCAATCTACCAGTTTTTCATCTTTTAATGGTAAAAAATCTTTTGAAATGGCGTATTCCTATACATTGCAGCCCAAAAGAAAAGGCATTACAACAATTTCTTCTGCCAGCATTGAATTAGATGGAAACGTTGTAAAAAGTAACACTGTAAAAATAACAGTTACCGATGCTGTTGAAATACCCAAAGACCCTAATGACCCAAAATATATAGCTTCCCAAAATATTCATTTAGTTGCTGAGGTGTCTAATTCAACACCTTATGTTGGAGAAAGTATTTCGGTAGTTTATAAAATTTATGTTGATGTAAATAAGGTAAGTGTTAGAAGTTACAATGAAACAGAATCGCCATCTTTCAATGGTTTTTGGAGTCAGAATATTGAAATAAATCAATCTGATACCAAAGAAAGCTCTTTTCAAGGAAGAACACACCGTTATGCTATATTACGTAAGTTCGTTTTAATTCCTCAAAAATCAGGCAAACTAACCATTGGCCCTTTAGAAATGGAAATAGGAGCTGGAATCCCTGTTGGGAGGCGTGATCTTTTCGGGAATATGATTACCAGAAATTTTAGCTTTGTTACCACTACCGGCCAACGTACTATAAATGTGAAACCGTTGCCGTCAGAAAATAAACCCATAGATTTTACGGGTGCGGTTGGCGATTATGGTTTCAAGGTTACCACCAATAAAAATGAGTTAAAGGCCAATGAAGCTGCCCAAATAAAAGTTGAGGTTAGAGGTAAAGGAAATTTAAAAATGGTTGAACTCCCTGAGATTGAAACTCCCGCTGGGCTAGAAAAATATGAGCCTGAGCATAAAGAGAATATTAGAACTTCCTTAAACGGATTTACAGGAAGCGTTTATGACCAATATACAGTAGTACCTCAGTTTAGGGGCAAATATAAAATCCCTTCAACAACTTTTTCTTATTTCAGTTTAAAAGATAAAACCTATAAAACAATTACTTCTGACGCCATTATAATAAATGCACCAGAAGGAAAGGTAGCAGCTGATGAAAATGCAGTTTTAACCACAAAGAAAAATGTGATCTCTAATGCTAGAGACATCCGATTTATTAGTACTAATGCCGATTTAAAACCAACTGTAAATACTAAAGATTTCTTTAAATCTAACTTGTTTTATTTATTGTTGATTTTGCCTTTATTAGCTATTCCTTTTGGGATTTTTATTGGAATTAAAAAGCAAAAAAGAGATAGCGATGTAGTAGGAAATAAAAGACGAAAAGCAGATAGACTGGCCAAAAAATACTTGTCAGAAGCCAAAAAACAGTTAGGCCATAAAGAGAATTTTTACGAAGCTTTGGAAAAAGCTCTACATAATTATTTAAAAGCCAAATTACAGGTAGAAACGACTGATATCAGTAAAGAAAAAATTAGGGAATTATTGCAAGAATGTAATGTGAATAGTGAAACCATCAACAGTTTTATTAATGTATTTGATAGTTGTGATTATGCTCGTTATACACCAACTACAAACGTAATGATGAAGCAAGAATATGAAGCCGCCAGAAAAGTGATCGTTAAAATAGATAAACAACTATAAAATGAGGAATATTATTTTATACATATTGTTATTATCGTCAGTTGGCATTTATGCAAACCAAGCGGATAGTCTATTTGTAAAGGCAAATAAACTCTATCAGAGCGAAAAATATAGTGAGGCTCTAGATTTGTATAAAGAGATTGAAAAGCATAATATAAGTTCTGACGATTTGCTTTACAATATGGCAAATACTTACTATAAAATGAACAAAGTTGCCCCTGCAATTTATTACTATGAAAAAGTCTTGCAACAAAGTCCGAACCATACCGATGCTAAATTTAACTTAGCCTTTGCCAAACGTATGGCAATTGATAATATTGAACCATTGCCGAAAACATTATTGCAAAAAATAAATCAAGCTGTGGTTATGAAATTAACCTATAACACTTGGGCTTGGTTAGCAGTAGGGCTATCATTTTTATTCGCAGTATTGTTTTTACTATATCACTTTTCGTACAGTACAGGCAGTAAACGGTTGTACTTTATAACCAGTTTTGTCAGTGCCTTTTTAGCGTTGTTAACTATTGCTATTGCTTATAAGAACTACGACTATATAAGCTCCAATCAAGAGGCAATAGTTTTTGCTCAACAAACCGAGGTGAAAATAGCACCTACGGTATCTAGCGAAGTTAGTTTTGAGTTGCACGAAGGCACCAAAGTAAAAGTTTTGGAAAGCTTGGACAATTGGAAAAAAATTAAGATTGCCGATGGTAAAATAGGCTGGATAGTAGCGGATGATATAAAAGAGCTGTAATTAAATGCCTCAATTTTTTAAAATAAAGATAAGTACGAATTTCTTGTTACGTACTTGTCTTTTACTTATTTAATATTTGTCGATTAAGCGTAAGGTATTTAACACTAAAAAGTAGGACAAACCTACAATACCTACAATTAATATAAAAAGTTGTGGGATTCTTATCATAGGATCTTTCTTTGTCAATACTCTAAAGAACTTTCGGAAGCCCATAAAAATGATACCACCTATAATTATTCGTAAGATTAAATACAAAATGAGCATTAGGATATCCATAATTTTTTGTAAATATTAAGCTAAATACTAACTTTTACGAATATATGAATAAAAATAACAATCTAGTTTTAGACAATAGTTACTTAGAGCAAACCGGCAAAATCTCACCCTTCATTAATCGATATTTATCCATTTCAGTTTCAGATAATTTTTCAGAGTAGTTTACTTCATCAACGTTAAAACCAACAGCTCTAAGTCGCTCAAAATAATCGCTTCCATAAACACGTACATGGTCGTACTGTCCAAAATGTTTAGCACGTTCTTCGGGAGTAGTTATTGAAAAATCTTCGTATGTGGTTTTCCGTGAATAATCTTGTGGAATTTGAAAAATACCCATACCTCCAGATTTTAAAACCCTATATAGTTCTTCCATAGCCTTTTTGTCGTCTTCTATATGTTCTAATACATGATTGCAAAAAATCACGTCAAAGCTATTATCCTCAAAAGGAAGGTTACAAATATCAGCTTTAACATCAACAATTGGCGAGTAGAGGTCTGCAGTAATTAACTCAATGTGACTTAACTTCTTAAACCGTTTTAAAAAACATTGCTCAGGAGCCATATGCAGGACTTTTTTTGGTTTGGAACCATCAAAAAAATCGGTTTCGTTTTGTAGATATAACCATAACAACCTATGCCGCTCTAATGATAATGTACTCGGCGAAAGTACATTAGGGCGTTGTGTGCCATAACCGTAGGGTAAAAATTTCCGAAAACTTTTACCATCAATCGGGTCAATATAGTTTGACCCTTTTAAGTACCAAGCCAATATAGGACGAATCCAATAACTTGCTTTTATCAAAAAAGGACGGGGAATAGTATTTAATATGTATTTAAAAATGGTCACGGTTTATTTATAATCTTCTCTGACCGGACAGAATATGTCGATTACTTTACATCTTGTTAGTGCTTTTCCGGAGTGTTTGGAATTAGACTGTATTATAGCCACCATACCCGGTTGAAGAATTTTAGTTACTCCATCAATGGTCATTTCAAGTTTACCTTCTGTTACTTGAGTAATTTGTTCTTGAAAATGTGAATGTTCAGGTAAAATGGCATTTGCTTTAATAGTAACATAAGAAAACGTTACGTTTTCTGTATGAATTAATTTAGCTTTAAAACCATCGAGAATTTCTTTTGAAGGTAGCTTAGAAATTTCTTTAACGTCCATTTTAATGTGCTAATTTTTTACTTCTGAACTCTTCCTCTTCATCGCTCTCAATTCCTAGAGCATCGTAAACATATTTAAAAGTGGAAAGTAACTCGGGCTTCCCATCAACAATAGCAACATCATGCTCAAAATGAGCAGAGGGCTGTCCATCTTGTGTAAGTATAGTCCATCCGTCTTTCAATTGTTTAATTCTGTGCGTACCCATATTAATCATAGGTTCAATGGCAACGGTCATCCCTTCTCTAAATTTTTTTCCTCTACCACGTCTGCCATAATTTGGCATTTCTGGTCCTTCGTGCATTTTTCTGCCCAAACCATGGCCTACTAACTCTCTAACCACTCCATATCCATGGTTTTCACAATACTCTTGAATGGCGAACCCTACATCACCAACGCGATTACCTGCTCTAAACTCGCGAATACCTACATACAAACTTTCTTTAGTAACTTTCAACAGTTTTTTAATGTCTTCTTCTACCTCCCCAACTTCAAAAGTGTATGCATGATCTCCATAAAATTCATTTTTTATAGCACCACAATCAATGGAGATTATGTCGCCATTTTTTAAAGGGTCGTTGGTAGGAAATCCATGTACAACCTGAGCATTAGGGCTCATGCAAAGTGTATTTGGAAAATCATACAGACCTAAAAAACCAGGAACCGCTCCATGGTCTCTGATAAATTCTTCGGCCAATTTATCCAGCTGTAATGTAGTGACACCTGGTTTCACCTCTTTGGCTAACATACCCAATGTTTTTGAAACGATTAATGCACTTTCTCGCATCAACTCAATTTCTTCTCTCGTTTTTATTTTAATCATTACGTTGTAATAAAGTGCAAAGGTAATTTAAAAAATAGAATGAATAAAAAATGTTTTAAAACATGACTTTTAGCATGTTTTTTAATACTGTTAAATTATAATTTTGTTACTAAATTATAATATATATGTATAAAGCATTAACCGCCCAGGAAGCAGTAAAAGTTATAAAAAGTAATGATAGAGTATATGTGCATGCGGCTGCGGCTGCACCTCAAGCACTAATAAATGCAATGAGCGATAGAGCAGATGAATTAAGAAATGTTGAAGTATGTCATTTGCATGTTGAAGGGGAAGCTCCATATGCAGATCCCAAATTGAAGGACAGCTTTCATGTAAATTCTTTTTTCATCGGTAAGAATGTTAGACATACCTTAACTGCTGGAAATGGATCTTATACTCCTGTTTTTTTGAGTGAACTGCCATTATTGTTTAAAAGGAATACTTTACCAATAGATGTAGCATTAATACATGTTTCACCACCTGATAATCATGGATATTGCTCTTTAGGGGTTTCAGTAGAAGCTACTTTGGCAGCAATTGATAATGCCAAGCATGTCATAGCTCAAGTAAATCCAAAAATGCCAAGAACTCATGGTGCCGGAATTATCCATATTTCTGAACTAGATGCTTTTGTAGAGGTGGACTTAGATTTGCCAGAAATGTCTGCCGCAGAACCCTCTAAAATTGAAAGCAAAATAGGCGATTATATAGCTGAATTGATTGATGATGGTAGCACGTTGCAAATGGGAATTGGAAGTATACCCAATGCTGTTCTAAAACGCCTTACAAATCATAAAAATTTGGGTATTCATTCTGAAATGTTTTCCGATGGCGTAATAGATTTGATATTAAAAGATGTTATCAACTCTAATTTTAAAGGAGTAGATCAGGGAAGGGCCATGGCAACTTTTTTAATGGGTTCTAGACGATTATATGATTATGTAGATGATAATCCTTTTATAGAAATGCGTGGTGCAGATTATGTTAATGATGTGTCGATTATTAAGCAGAACCCTAAGATGGTAGCTATAAACTCAGCAATAGAAGTAGATATAACGGGGCAAGTTTGTGCTGATTCTATTGGGTCTAGAATGTTTTCAGGTGTTGGTGGTCAAATGGATTTTATTAGAGGAGCTTCTTTGAGTAAAGGTGGAAAAGCGATTATTGCCTTGCCATCAACAACAAGTAAAGGAGTAAATAGAATTGTACCTTTTTTAAAACAGGGAGCAGGTGTAGTAACTACCAGAGCACATATACATTACATAGTTACCGAATACGGAGTGGCTCATTTATACGGAAAAACGCTAAAACAAAGAGCAAAAGTATTATTGGATATTGCACATCCCGATTATAGAGAACAATTAGAAAGAGAAAACTTTACAAAAGCTTAAAATTTCCAAAAGCTTTTTTTCTTTTTTTTCGGAACTTCGGCGTTGGGGTTGTTTTTTATGATCTTGTAGATTTCGCCCCAACCTAACATGCCGCCAATATTTCTGTCATCAATAAAAAGATCGGCATTGATTTTCCGGCTTACTTTTCCTTGAAATTTTTCTTCGGGATAGTTTTTATTTACGGCATAAAACTTTATTCCGTTCTCTTCACAAAAGTCAACGGCATCTTGAAGTCGTTCTCCATATCGATAAGTCCAGAGAATTAATCGATGTCCATCTTTTTGCAATTCTAATAAGGTTTCAATTGCAAAGATTTTTGCCTTACCAACTTTAGGATAAGCATCTTCTACAATAGTACCATCAAAATCAACAGCAATTATTAAGGGGTCTTTAGGAATCATTTAGAGTTATTATAATTTGTGCAAATTTAAGTCAATATTCTATTATACAACATACTAAACTAAAATCTGGGTATTTTAGTATTTTAAAAACGAATAAATCAACTTTTATCGTAAGAGTGTTTGTAAGGTTCTCCTTTTAGAATTTTTAGAATATCTTTTTCTAAGGTTTCTCTGGCATATTCTACATATCTGCCAATTTCTTTATCTTTTTTATAAAAAATAAAAGTAGGTACTCTTATAATAGTAAAACCTTCTTGAAGGTTATCAGCTGTTTTTTTTCTACGATTAACAGCAATCATTTCTAAATCATTTTCATCAAAACCAACCTTTCCCAATAATTTGTAAAAATGAGGAATCTCTAGTCTGCTATCACCACACCAAGTACCCATAAAAGCTTTAATGGTTACTCCTTTTATATTTTTCTTAATTTCTTTTACTGTAGCCTCATCTAGCTTGTAATTGTCATAGTTTCTATTAAACCATGTATTGTAGGGAGCTTCTTTAAAAACATCTTGTGCAATTACTCCTTCTAAATAATTGGGTTTAGTAATGGTTTCTTTTTGCTGAGCAAAAGTACATCCGCCAAAAACAAACATACAGCTTACAATAAAAATTAATTTTTTCATAAATATTTTTTAGCGAATATTTAAATTAATGACTCTCTATTCATTACCTCAGGTTTATCAATGCCTATTAATTTTAGAATCGTTGGAGCAATATCTGCCAAAATACCATTCTTAACCGATTTAATATCCTTATCAACAATAATTATTGGAACAGGATTGGTGGTATGTGCTGTATTTGGAGAACCGTCTTCATTAATCATAGTTTCACTATTACCGTGATCTGCAATAATAATGCCAGTGTAATTATTTCTTAGTACACTTTCAATAATACGTTCAGTACATTTGTCAACTGTTTCAGCAGCTTTTATGGCAGCAGACATAACACCAGTATGGCCTACCATATCGGTATTGGCAAAGTTTAGGCAGATAAAATCGGCTTCTTGCTTATCTAATTCAGGTAGAATTGCCGCTGTAATATCATTGGCACTCATTTCGGGTTGTAAATCGTAAGTAGCTACTTTTGGAGATGGACACATCAATCTTTTCTCACCAACAAACTCATCTTCCCTACCACCAGAAAAGAAAAATGTTACATGTGGGTATTTTTCTGTTTCTGCTATTCTAATTTGCTTTTTGTTATGTTTTTCTAGAACCTCACCTAATGTATTTGATAAATCATCTTTATCATAAATGATATGGATATTTTTAAACTTATCATCGTAATTGGTCATGGTTACATAGTACAAGTTCAACTTTTTCATGCCAAATTCTGGAAAGTCCTTTTGTGATAAAGCCTCTGTGATCTGTCGTCCTCGGTCTGTTCTAAAATTGAATAGCACCACTACATCATCTTCTTTTATGGTAACGACAGGTTGCCCATTGTTATCAACCATAACTATAGGATTGATAAATTCGTCCGTAACATCATTATCATAGCTATCCTGGATACTCTCCACAGCATTGTGCGATTTTTCACCAATACCATTTACCATGGCGTTATAAGCTAATTTAACACGCTCCCAACGTTTATCTCTATCCATACCATAATACCTACCGGTAATAGAAGCCAATTGGGCATTATTCTGAGATAAATGATTTTCTAAGTCTGCAATAAATTCCTTGCCAGAATGTGGGTCAACATCCCTGCCATCTGTAAAACAGTGCACATAAGAATGTATACCAAAATTATTAGCAGCGGTAACCAATCCTTTTACATGATTTATGTGAGAATGTACACCGCCATTAGAAACCAATCCTACAAAATGGACATTTTTGTTATGCTGTTTAGCGTAGGTAAAAGCCTTTTGCAATTCTGGTTCGTTGGCAATACTTCCATCTGCTACTGCATTGTTAATTTTCACCAAATCTTGATAGACAATTCGACCGGCACCCAAGTTCATATGACCTACTTCGCTATTGCCCATTTGACCTTCAGGCAGACCAACATGTAATCCGTCAGTACGTAAACTGGCATTGGGGTATTTTTTTAAAAGAGAATCAATAAAGGGTGTATTAGCCTGTGCTATTGCAGATACTTCAGGGTTTTGTGTATTACCCCATCCGTCAAGTATAATTAAAATAACTTTCTTGTTCATAATGAAAAAATTGAACCACAAAATTAAGGATTTTTAAAGCGAATTAGCCATAAGAATACTATTAATAACAATAACGTTATAGTTGGTTTTAACACTGCTAAAAAAGCAATAACATTTTTTTAAGATACGGTTAAACTTAGGTTAATTACTGTTAATAAGAGTAACAATATGCATAAAGGCATCGTCTTTTATACTGTAACTTAAAACTAATATATTATGAAAAATCTAATTCTATTATTCGCATTCGTTTTTGGACTAACAGTAAATGCAAATCCAATTAAAGACACTACTAAAAACGCTAAAATTGAAAAAGTTGAAAGTAGTAAGATGAACCTTAACATTGTTTACAGTACTAGTGTTAGTACTTTTTGCAAATTAATCACTACCGGAAACTATGATGCAGTAAAAAGTATGATTAATGCCGGTGTAGATATCGATAAAAAATCGATTGGAATGACGCCCCTAATGTATGCCGCAAGATACAATAAAGTTGACATTGTTAAGCTATTAATTGCTAATGGTGCAGATTTGAAAGAAAAATCTAACAAAGGATATACAGCTTTAAAGTATGCTAAAATTTCAAAAGCAAAAGATACTTACAACATTATAGCCGAGGCTTTGGAAGCTCAAAAAGCGGAGCGAAAAGCAAAGAGAAAAAGAAGTTAACTTTTTCAATATTTCCCTTTTCTTCCCCAACGGTTTCCGTTGGGGATTTTTTTGTGTCAATAACTTTCCTCTCTATAAGGGAAACTCATTACTGTTTAAACTTAATTACGTTTAGTAAAATAATAATTAGGGTAAATGAAATAACAAAATAAAGTATGGTTATAATAAGTCTTTTTCTATTTTCTTTTTGAAGTTTTTCTCTGATTTCTTTTAGTTGTTGTGGTGTAGTTTTTTTATCAATTGTACCTTTTTTGTATTTTGTTTTAGGTTTTGATGACTTGAAATTTTCAATGTTTTTTCGTCTCAAGTTATTTCTGATACTACCAATCATTGCAGAGGCGTGACTAGAAAGACTTCCCAAAGCATTAAAATCACGACCTCTCATAACCTCTATTTACGATATTTCTCAATCGCTTCTTTAATTTTCTCAATCCTATTTTCAGGGTCAGGATGTGTACTTTGCATTTCAGGAACTCTATTTGGGCCTGCTGCTGCCTTTAGA from Aureibaculum sp. 2308TA14-22 includes:
- a CDS encoding BatD family protein → MFKKVNILILLLTVSQSVLTQETSFKASVSKDRLGVNERLRITFTLNKQGGDNFTPPDFKDFKVLAGPMQSTSFSSFNGKKSFEMAYSYTLQPKRKGITTISSASIELDGNVVKSNTVKITVTDAVEIPKDPNDPKYIASQNIHLVAEVSNSTPYVGESISVVYKIYVDVNKVSVRSYNETESPSFNGFWSQNIEINQSDTKESSFQGRTHRYAILRKFVLIPQKSGKLTIGPLEMEIGAGIPVGRRDLFGNMITRNFSFVTTTGQRTINVKPLPSENKPIDFTGAVGDYGFKVTTNKNELKANEAAQIKVEVRGKGNLKMVELPEIETPAGLEKYEPEHKENIRTSLNGFTGSVYDQYTVVPQFRGKYKIPSTTFSYFSLKDKTYKTITSDAIIINAPEGKVAADENAVLTTKKNVISNARDIRFISTNADLKPTVNTKDFFKSNLFYLLLILPLLAIPFGIFIGIKKQKRDSDVVGNKRRKADRLAKKYLSEAKKQLGHKENFYEALEKALHNYLKAKLQVETTDISKEKIRELLQECNVNSETINSFINVFDSCDYARYTPTTNVMMKQEYEAARKVIVKIDKQL
- a CDS encoding class I SAM-dependent methyltransferase is translated as MTIFKYILNTIPRPFLIKASYWIRPILAWYLKGSNYIDPIDGKSFRKFLPYGYGTQRPNVLSPSTLSLERHRLLWLYLQNETDFFDGSKPKKVLHMAPEQCFLKRFKKLSHIELITADLYSPIVDVKADICNLPFEDNSFDVIFCNHVLEHIEDDKKAMEELYRVLKSGGMGIFQIPQDYSRKTTYEDFSITTPEERAKHFGQYDHVRVYGSDYFERLRAVGFNVDEVNYSEKLSETEMDKYRLMKGEILPVCSK
- the map gene encoding type I methionyl aminopeptidase — encoded protein: MIKIKTREEIELMRESALIVSKTLGMLAKEVKPGVTTLQLDKLAEEFIRDHGAVPGFLGLYDFPNTLCMSPNAQVVHGFPTNDPLKNGDIISIDCGAIKNEFYGDHAYTFEVGEVEEDIKKLLKVTKESLYVGIREFRAGNRVGDVGFAIQEYCENHGYGVVRELVGHGLGRKMHEGPEMPNYGRRGRGKKFREGMTVAIEPMINMGTHRIKQLKDGWTILTQDGQPSAHFEHDVAIVDGKPELLSTFKYVYDALGIESDEEEEFRSKKLAH
- a CDS encoding vWA domain-containing protein; this encodes MKLWNNLELTNPEFLWLFLLIPLLAVWYFFVRKKDKATLTISNTKGFGGSSLLAKLKPLLYVLRLLALSLLILAMTRPRNVEVSKKTKTTSGIDIVMAIDISASMLAKDLRPNRLEALKDVAKYFVNQRPNDRIGIVVYAGESFTQTPITSDKRIVINTINRLQWGDLDGGTAIGMGLGSAVNRLKDSKAKSKVIILLSDGVNNSGFIDPKTATELAKELEIKVYTIGIGTNGTAQFPVARDINGRLVFKMQPVEIDEELLKFIANETEGKYFRATNNEKLASIYDEINKLEKTEIEEFKYYNYQERYRSLVLLGGFLILFEMLLRYTVFRSFI
- a CDS encoding VWA domain-containing protein — protein: MYQLEEKTYFYYFAVVAVLFLAYLLVSLWKKQKQKAFADSILLEKLSPEISPFKSFFKTLMVALALSFLIVALVNPKMGTKLKTIKREGVDVVFALDVSKSMLAEDVAPNRLEKAKQIISRIIDKLGSDRVGIIIYAGNAYPLLPITTDQAAAKMFLQNADPNMVSSQGTAINEALKLGKSYFDDDEQTNRYLFLISDGEDHEENVSYIADEATQEGIKIFTIGVGSADGGPIPMKRNGTLVGYKKDRKGEVVITQLNNQTLQKIASEGNGEYMYGSNTTETVDYINDLLLKADKKEFETKQFSDFKDQFQWFLGLGILFLVLDALMFNKKTKWIQKLNLFNENKKK
- a CDS encoding tetratricopeptide repeat protein gives rise to the protein MKKILMILLLTGSMVVFAQKKEQKPKIEQEEKESIRTGNELYQQQNYEEAEANYRKALEQNPNYEKASYNLGNAIYQQNKYKEALPMYELVSKTTENKLTKAEAFHNMGNAMLKEKQYAQAIEAYKNALRNSSKDDETRYNLALAQKLLKKEQNQKQDNKDDKDKDKKQNDKNEDKDKENKDNKDDKDKDKDKDKKGDNKDENKDQNKDKKDDKGDKDKDDKQPKPSQLSPQQVKQLLEAMNNEENKTQKKVNAKKAKGKKVKREKDW
- a CDS encoding cupin domain-containing protein, with translation MDVKEISKLPSKEILDGFKAKLIHTENVTFSYVTIKANAILPEHSHFQEQITQVTEGKLEMTIDGVTKILQPGMVAIIQSNSKHSGKALTRCKVIDIFCPVREDYK
- a CDS encoding tetratricopeptide repeat protein yields the protein MRNIILYILLLSSVGIYANQADSLFVKANKLYQSEKYSEALDLYKEIEKHNISSDDLLYNMANTYYKMNKVAPAIYYYEKVLQQSPNHTDAKFNLAFAKRMAIDNIEPLPKTLLQKINQAVVMKLTYNTWAWLAVGLSFLFAVLFLLYHFSYSTGSKRLYFITSFVSAFLALLTIAIAYKNYDYISSNQEAIVFAQQTEVKIAPTVSSEVSFELHEGTKVKVLESLDNWKKIKIADGKIGWIVADDIKEL